One stretch of Lysobacterales bacterium DNA includes these proteins:
- a CDS encoding patatin-like phospholipase family protein, producing MNETKVPGPSLDNDLPLICDLVMKGGITSGVVYPGAIVELAENYRFHRIGGSSAGAIAASLTAAAEYRRQQLLSQGVPIETATASAFGPLAQLPRQLGEPVEGMSRLLSLFQPQRQLRRLWRVLSAATGGGLSAGMRMWFSALAAYRTSWLGVLPVLWLVMNTAPSANSTVLVLQVVAAIMLVIGTPTLLVLVAFALDLASIARHGFGICDGQSTTQRGCEPLTPWLHDKLQSTSGLSLTVRADTPEQERVLCFRDLWETRHPYADTRQSRRGIDLRITTTSLTWQQLLCLPSDSGDYGELYFKPAEFRRWFPLEVVEHMVRKARSRPDDNGFCRMPEAADLPVIVAVRMSLSFPILLTPIKLYHRDWSRRGDLVNDRGRQRELDDAARDQLRPVYFSDGGICSNLPVHFFDSLVPAHPTFAINLGTPHPDADTRPDHFQETRVAQNQMSGSMPGRYSMHEHEGPHGLGTFLWSIVDSARNWADNGQLRLDGYRERVAHIVLREDEGGLNLGMSHEQIQLLASRGSRAARELHELFNSSPKKGGPKRLDLHRCDRMAIALSALAEALEEIEINVAATGDPMAYCTDESLRTFAQAIAQLTASPAVSELLALERERYEERLSNRHLSHKPHLRLRARL from the coding sequence ATGAACGAGACCAAGGTGCCAGGACCGTCCCTGGATAACGACCTGCCATTGATCTGCGACCTGGTGATGAAGGGTGGCATCACTTCCGGCGTCGTTTACCCGGGAGCGATCGTCGAGCTGGCCGAGAACTATCGCTTTCATCGCATCGGTGGGTCATCGGCCGGAGCCATCGCAGCGTCGCTGACCGCTGCTGCGGAATACCGTCGGCAGCAATTGCTGAGTCAGGGCGTGCCGATCGAAACCGCCACCGCCAGCGCCTTCGGCCCGCTCGCGCAACTGCCGCGCCAGTTGGGTGAACCGGTCGAGGGCATGTCCCGGCTGCTGAGCCTGTTCCAGCCGCAACGTCAATTGCGGCGGCTGTGGCGTGTGCTGTCGGCGGCCACGGGTGGTGGACTCAGCGCCGGCATGCGCATGTGGTTCAGCGCGCTTGCGGCTTACCGGACGAGCTGGCTTGGCGTGCTGCCGGTCCTGTGGCTGGTGATGAACACGGCGCCGTCCGCGAACAGCACGGTGTTGGTGCTGCAGGTGGTCGCCGCGATCATGCTGGTGATCGGTACGCCGACCTTGCTGGTGCTGGTGGCCTTCGCTTTGGATCTCGCCAGTATTGCCCGGCATGGCTTCGGCATTTGCGATGGCCAAAGCACGACCCAGCGTGGCTGCGAGCCGCTGACGCCGTGGTTGCACGACAAGCTCCAGTCGACTTCGGGCCTTTCACTCACGGTGCGCGCGGACACGCCGGAGCAAGAGCGGGTCCTGTGCTTCCGCGATCTGTGGGAGACCCGCCATCCCTATGCCGACACGCGCCAGTCCAGGCGCGGCATCGACCTGCGCATCACCACGACCTCACTGACCTGGCAGCAGTTGCTGTGCCTGCCGAGCGATTCCGGCGACTACGGCGAGTTGTACTTCAAGCCCGCGGAATTCCGGCGCTGGTTCCCGCTGGAAGTGGTCGAACACATGGTGCGCAAGGCGCGCTCGCGCCCGGACGACAACGGTTTCTGCCGCATGCCCGAGGCCGCCGATTTGCCGGTCATCGTCGCCGTGCGCATGAGCCTCAGCTTCCCGATCCTGCTGACGCCGATCAAGCTGTACCACCGCGACTGGTCGCGGCGCGGTGACCTCGTCAATGATCGTGGCCGACAGCGTGAGCTGGATGATGCTGCGCGCGATCAACTGCGTCCCGTCTATTTCAGCGACGGCGGCATCTGCAGCAATCTCCCGGTGCACTTCTTCGATTCGCTGGTGCCGGCGCACCCGACCTTTGCGATAAATCTCGGTACGCCGCATCCGGACGCCGATACACGACCGGACCACTTCCAGGAAACGCGTGTCGCCCAGAACCAGATGTCGGGGAGCATGCCCGGTCGCTACTCGATGCACGAGCATGAAGGGCCGCATGGACTCGGCACGTTCCTCTGGTCGATCGTCGACAGCGCACGCAATTGGGCAGACAACGGACAGCTGCGTCTGGACGGCTACCGGGAACGGGTCGCGCACATCGTGCTGCGCGAGGACGAAGGTGGCCTGAATCTCGGCATGAGCCATGAACAGATTCAACTGCTCGCGAGCCGCGGTTCGCGCGCCGCGCGTGAGCTGCATGAGTTGTTCAACAGTAGCCCGAAGAAGGGCGGGCCGAAGCGACTGGACCTGCATCGATGTGATCGCATGGCGATCGCGCTGAGTGCACTGGCCGAGGCACTGGAAGAGATCGAGATCAATGTCGCTGCGACCGGTGACCCGATGGCCTACTGCACGGATGAGAGCTTGCGCACATTTGCTCAGGCGATCGCGCAGTTGACCGCGTCCCCCGCGGTATCCGAGTTGCTTGCACTCGAGCGTGAACGCTACGAGGAGCGGCTCAGCAACCGCCACCTGTCGCACAAACCGCATCTGCGCCTGCGCGCACGCCTCTGA
- the glpK gene encoding glycerol kinase GlpK — translation MPSPLLLSIDAGTTSIRAIGFDLAGRAVAAAQQEFGQHYPQAGWVEQDAEEIWATTLAVVRRVLLEGGVSAAQIAAVGIANQRETTVLWERASGRPLHRAIVWQDRRTADQCEQLRAAGHEEWIAAKAGLLLDPYFSATKIAWLLDRVDGARAAAEAGALCCGTIDSWLLWKLTQGRTFATDATNASRTLLFDLRTQQWDAELLELFRVPRALLPEVRDSNGDYGSCDAALFGAAMPIRGVLGDQQAALVGQACFAPGMIKATYGTGAFVVMNTGAEIVRSRNRLLSTVAYRIDGVPAYALEGSIFVAGAALQWLRDGLKLITNAAQSEAIAAQARGSRGVYLVPAFTGLGAPYWDPQARGAIFGLTRDSGIGEIVTAALQSVCFQTRDLLAAMQRDGAASACTLRIDGGMAANQWFAQALADLLGVPVDRPRVVETTALGAACMAGLGVGVFSSPAQVVAQWACERRFEVQMDSGERDALYRGWEDAVRRVRG, via the coding sequence ATGCCCTCCCCCCTCCTCCTCTCCATCGACGCCGGTACCACCAGCATTCGCGCGATCGGGTTTGATTTGGCGGGGCGGGCGGTGGCTGCGGCGCAGCAGGAGTTTGGGCAGCACTATCCGCAGGCGGGGTGGGTGGAGCAGGACGCGGAGGAGATCTGGGCGACGACGTTGGCGGTGGTGCGGCGGGTGTTGCTGGAGGGTGGAGTTTCGGCGGCGCAGATTGCGGCGGTGGGGATTGCCAACCAGCGCGAGACGACGGTGTTGTGGGAGCGTGCCAGCGGGCGGCCGTTGCATCGGGCGATCGTGTGGCAGGACCGGCGCACCGCGGATCAGTGCGAGCAGTTGCGCGCTGCGGGTCACGAGGAATGGATCGCGGCGAAGGCCGGGTTGCTGCTCGATCCGTACTTCTCGGCGACCAAGATCGCGTGGCTGCTCGACCGTGTGGACGGTGCGCGTGCGGCGGCGGAGGCGGGTGCGTTGTGCTGCGGCACCATCGATTCCTGGTTGTTGTGGAAACTGACCCAGGGGCGGACGTTCGCGACCGATGCCACGAATGCCTCGCGCACATTGTTGTTCGACCTGCGCACGCAGCAGTGGGACGCGGAATTGCTGGAGCTGTTCCGCGTGCCGCGCGCGCTGCTGCCCGAGGTGCGCGATTCGAATGGCGACTACGGCAGCTGCGATGCCGCGCTGTTTGGTGCGGCGATGCCGATCCGCGGCGTGCTTGGCGACCAGCAGGCAGCGCTGGTCGGCCAAGCCTGCTTCGCGCCGGGCATGATCAAGGCGACCTATGGCACCGGTGCCTTCGTGGTGATGAATACCGGCGCCGAGATCGTGCGCTCGCGCAATCGCCTGTTGAGCACGGTCGCCTATCGCATCGATGGCGTGCCCGCGTACGCGCTCGAGGGCAGCATCTTCGTCGCCGGCGCGGCGCTGCAGTGGTTGCGCGATGGTCTCAAGCTGATCACGAACGCGGCGCAGAGCGAGGCCATCGCCGCGCAGGCGCGCGGCAGCCGCGGCGTCTATCTGGTGCCCGCGTTCACCGGGCTCGGCGCGCCGTACTGGGACCCGCAGGCGCGCGGCGCCATTTTCGGGCTGACCCGCGACAGCGGCATCGGCGAGATCGTCACCGCCGCACTGCAATCGGTCTGTTTCCAGACCCGCGACCTGCTCGCAGCGATGCAGCGCGATGGCGCCGCCAGCGCCTGCACCTTGCGCATCGACGGCGGCATGGCGGCGAACCAGTGGTTCGCGCAGGCGCTTGCCGACCTGCTCGGCGTGCCGGTCGATCGCCCGCGCGTGGTCGAGACCACCGCGCTCGGCGCCGCCTGCATGGCCGGCCTCGGTGTCGGGGTATTCTCCTCGCCCGCGCAGGTCGTCGCGCAGTGGGCTTGCGAGCGGCGCTTCGAGGTGCAGATGGATTCCGGCGAGCGCGATGCGCTGTATCGCGGCTGGGAGGATGCGGTGCGACGAGTCCGGGGGTGA
- a CDS encoding DUF1801 domain-containing protein, with the protein MQSNANTVEEYLASLPEDRRHALAAVRKVILDNIDPEFSEGMAYGMIGYAVPHARYPAGYHCNPKQPLPFAGLASQKQYLSLYLCSAYAGSESDVESRWLREAWAASGKKLDMGKGCVRFRKLDDLPLEVIGEFFRRMSAERFIAGYEAARAAYRPTPRAEIRARAAAKPKSGRA; encoded by the coding sequence ATGCAATCGAACGCGAACACGGTGGAGGAATACCTGGCCAGCCTGCCCGAGGATCGGCGCCACGCGCTGGCTGCGGTGCGCAAGGTGATCCTCGACAACATCGACCCCGAGTTCAGCGAGGGCATGGCCTACGGCATGATCGGCTACGCGGTGCCGCATGCGCGCTACCCGGCTGGCTATCACTGCAACCCGAAGCAGCCGCTGCCGTTTGCCGGACTCGCCTCGCAGAAGCAGTACCTGTCGCTGTACCTGTGCAGCGCCTATGCCGGCAGCGAGAGCGATGTGGAGTCGCGCTGGTTGCGCGAGGCGTGGGCGGCAAGCGGCAAGAAGCTCGACATGGGCAAGGGTTGCGTACGCTTCCGCAAGCTCGACGATCTGCCGCTTGAGGTCATCGGCGAGTTCTTCCGGCGCATGAGCGCGGAACGCTTCATCGCCGGCTACGAAGCGGCGCGGGCCGCGTATCGGCCGACGCCGCGCGCCGAGATCCGCGCACGCGCCGCCGCCAAACCGAAGTCCGGTCGCGCATGA
- a CDS encoding nitroreductase family protein: MTRPGFRVLPLRPWPGDDAAIERARQFAEALATRRTVRDFAPTPVPRALIEQALRAAGSAPSGANQQPWRFVAVADAALKAQIRAAAEAEEREFYARRAPEEWLDALAPLGTDANKPFLETAPWLIAVFCERWGLDAEGRKQKRYYPQESVGIATGLLIAALLQAGLATLTHTPSPMGFLGELLQRPKHEMPFLLLVVGHAAEGCEVPDIERLPLATIARFVD; this comes from the coding sequence ATGACCCGGCCCGGTTTCCGAGTGCTGCCGCTGCGACCCTGGCCCGGCGATGACGCAGCGATCGAACGCGCGCGCCAGTTCGCCGAGGCACTCGCGACACGACGCACGGTGCGCGACTTCGCACCGACGCCGGTGCCGCGCGCGCTGATCGAGCAGGCGCTGCGCGCGGCCGGCAGCGCGCCGAGCGGTGCCAACCAGCAGCCGTGGCGCTTCGTCGCGGTCGCCGATGCCGCGCTCAAGGCGCAGATCCGCGCCGCGGCCGAGGCCGAGGAGCGCGAGTTCTACGCGCGTCGCGCGCCGGAGGAGTGGCTGGACGCGCTCGCGCCACTCGGCACCGACGCCAACAAGCCATTCCTGGAGACCGCACCGTGGCTGATCGCGGTGTTCTGCGAGCGCTGGGGACTCGATGCCGAGGGCCGGAAGCAGAAGCGCTACTACCCGCAGGAGTCGGTCGGCATCGCCACCGGCCTGCTGATCGCCGCGCTGCTTCAGGCCGGGCTGGCCACGCTCACGCACACGCCGAGCCCGATGGGTTTCCTCGGCGAACTGCTGCAGCGGCCGAAGCACGAGATGCCGTTCCTGCTGCTGGTGGTCGGCCACGCCGCCGAAGGCTGCGAGGTGCCCGATATCGAACGCCTGCCGCTCGCGACGATCGCACGTTTCGTCGACTGA